From Ruminococcus sp. HUN007, a single genomic window includes:
- the rpmA gene encoding 50S ribosomal protein L27, which produces MLNLSMQFFAHKKGSGSTKNGRDSESKRLGVKRADGQYVKAGNIIVRQRGTHIHPGNGVGIGSDDTIFAMVEGRVKFERLGRDRKKVSVYAAQ; this is translated from the coding sequence ATGTTAAATCTTAGTATGCAGTTTTTTGCTCATAAGAAGGGTTCAGGTTCTACTAAGAACGGCCGTGATTCTGAGTCAAAGAGATTAGGTGTTAAAAGAGCAGATGGTCAGTACGTTAAGGCTGGCAACATCATCGTACGTCAGCGTGGTACACACATCCATCCAGGTAATGGTGTAGGTATCGGTTCTGATGATACTATTTTCGCTATGGTTGAAGGAAGAGTTAAGTTCGAAAGACTCGGCCGTGACCGTAAGAAAGTATCAGTTTACGCTGCACAGTAA
- a CDS encoding ribosomal-processing cysteine protease Prp — MITAVFYKKGSDFSGFRVSGHAGYDDHGFDIVCASVSSAVELTADLITDSFKFKAETEVADNVVTLKIAEISEENQKNSFYDHRRA; from the coding sequence ATGATAACTGCTGTTTTTTATAAAAAGGGCAGTGATTTTTCGGGTTTCAGAGTCAGCGGACACGCAGGTTACGACGATCACGGATTTGATATTGTCTGTGCCAGTGTCTCATCTGCGGTTGAACTTACAGCCGATCTTATAACTGACAGTTTTAAGTTTAAGGCTGAAACGGAAGTTGCAGACAATGTAGTTACTCTGAAGATTGCGGAAATCAGTGAAGAAAATCAGAAAAACAGCTTCTACGATCATCGCAGGGCTTAA
- the rplU gene encoding 50S ribosomal protein L21, with amino-acid sequence MYAIIETGGKQYQVKEGDVVFIEKLAVEADEKVSFDKVVAVNTDKGLTVGAPYVSGATVSATVVKNGKGKKINILTYKPKKGSSMRRQGHRQPYTQVKIEAIKA; translated from the coding sequence ATGTACGCAATTATCGAAACTGGTGGTAAGCAGTATCAAGTAAAAGAGGGCGATGTAGTATTCATCGAAAAGCTCGCAGTTGAAGCTGACGAAAAGGTTAGCTTTGATAAGGTTGTTGCTGTGAACACAGACAAGGGTCTTACAGTTGGAGCTCCATACGTAAGCGGTGCTACAGTATCTGCTACAGTTGTTAAGAACGGCAAGGGCAAGAAGATCAACATTCTTACTTACAAGCCAAAGAAGGGTTCTTCAATGAGAAGACAGGGCCACAGACAGCCTTACACTCAGGTTAAGATCGAAGCAATCAAGGCTTAA
- a CDS encoding transposase, whose amino-acid sequence MNRQFFINTSLQYENKRLKRLVKEFENGERYKKLQHNHHLIYLGYQRRIKQLCRQVRSSKNAVKKVRDIWYEQLVIECENHTKELDEKIDTICKLRQENYDLFCEYQKKLAKKDEEYQKALDEKDTIIETLKAEIRHMKAVQDRDGTNTSLPTSQTPIGKSKARPNSREETDNSKGGQTGHKRSELEPPAEEAITDITEHCLTEDDCCPKCKKDEFEYTGKTENRYEIEVEVKVKRVKHKYYVYKCKNCGTLVISRTAPEKRTKVRYGANVQAMILVLLNIMNSSINKVPVFFQGITNGEISPSEGYVAKVQARAAKALAVFHNDLRRELLKRLLIYWDDTVVYADTKRICLRFYGDERIAFFAAHENKDMNGILLDGILENLSAETSVMHDHNSINYNERFVFINIECNAHLQRDLQKLADETNHEVLLEIKALISATIKDRKNLIQAGTTRFDDGYLENFESKLTELLQRAETLAEANTSKYSGGPERALIRRIIKYRSNYFAWVYDFSLPTTNNLSERALRGTKTKMKVSGQFASSKTANNYAMIRTYIETCRRNGINEYDALTRLCDGNPYTVEEIFAECE is encoded by the coding sequence ATGAACAGGCAGTTTTTTATCAATACATCATTACAATATGAAAATAAAAGACTTAAACGTCTGGTAAAAGAATTTGAAAATGGTGAGAGATATAAAAAACTGCAGCATAATCATCATCTCATATATCTTGGATATCAGAGGCGGATAAAACAGCTTTGCAGACAAGTTCGGTCATCAAAAAATGCAGTGAAGAAAGTACGCGATATCTGGTATGAACAGCTTGTAATTGAATGCGAAAATCACACCAAAGAGCTTGATGAAAAGATAGATACAATCTGTAAATTAAGACAGGAAAACTATGATTTGTTCTGTGAGTATCAAAAAAAGCTTGCTAAGAAGGACGAAGAATATCAAAAAGCACTTGACGAGAAAGACACCATAATAGAAACACTTAAAGCCGAGATCCGGCATATGAAAGCGGTACAGGACAGAGATGGAACCAATACATCTCTGCCTACATCGCAGACACCAATCGGGAAATCAAAAGCAAGACCAAACAGCAGAGAAGAAACCGATAATTCCAAAGGAGGCCAAACAGGGCATAAAAGATCAGAGCTTGAACCACCTGCAGAAGAAGCAATAACTGATATAACGGAACATTGTTTAACTGAAGATGACTGTTGTCCGAAATGCAAAAAAGATGAGTTTGAATATACCGGAAAAACAGAAAATCGCTATGAAATAGAAGTAGAAGTTAAAGTAAAGAGGGTGAAGCATAAGTATTACGTCTACAAATGTAAGAATTGCGGGACCCTGGTGATCAGCAGAACGGCACCTGAAAAAAGAACGAAAGTAAGATATGGAGCAAACGTACAGGCAATGATACTTGTTTTGCTGAATATTATGAATTCGTCAATAAATAAGGTTCCTGTATTCTTTCAGGGCATAACAAACGGAGAGATCAGTCCGAGTGAAGGGTATGTAGCTAAAGTACAGGCCAGAGCCGCCAAAGCACTGGCAGTTTTTCATAATGATTTGCGAAGGGAGTTACTTAAAAGACTGCTCATTTACTGGGATGATACCGTGGTTTACGCCGATACCAAAAGAATCTGCCTGAGATTTTACGGAGACGAAAGAATCGCGTTCTTTGCAGCCCATGAAAACAAAGATATGAACGGAATTCTTCTGGATGGAATACTTGAAAATCTTTCTGCTGAAACATCTGTTATGCATGATCATAACAGCATCAATTACAATGAACGTTTTGTGTTCATAAATATTGAGTGTAATGCACATTTGCAGCGCGATCTTCAGAAACTTGCAGATGAAACCAATCATGAAGTACTGCTTGAAATAAAAGCATTGATATCAGCAACGATAAAAGACCGAAAGAATCTGATACAAGCAGGAACAACACGATTTGATGATGGATATCTTGAAAATTTTGAAAGCAAGCTTACAGAACTTCTGCAAAGAGCAGAAACGCTGGCAGAAGCGAATACATCAAAATATTCAGGCGGTCCGGAACGCGCTCTGATACGCAGAATCATAAAATATCGCAGCAATTACTTCGCCTGGGTATATGATTTCAGTCTGCCTACAACAAATAATCTCTCAGAACGAGCACTACGTGGGACGAAAACAAAAATGAAGGTGTCAGGTCAGTTCGCATCTTCAAAAACAGCAAATAACTATGCAATGATTCGTACATACATTGAAACATGCCGAAGAAATGGAATCAACGAATATGATGCATTAACAAGATTATGTGATGGTAACCCATATACTGTCGAAGAAATATTTGCTGAATGTGAATAA